In Streptomyces sp. NBC_00433, a single genomic region encodes these proteins:
- a CDS encoding cellulose binding domain-containing protein, translating into MTHETVPTRARALQRLAATPRAIALACTGLLLSLFVPLVVAGGTQPAAALGNGLALTPQMGFNDWNAYGCNVSESLIKSTAQAMHTNGMQAAGYTYVNIDDCWLTHSRDSSGRLVPDPAKFPDGIKGTADYVHSLGLKLGIYEDAGTATCAGYPGSLGHETVDAQSFASWGVDYLKYDNCNNNGVNAQSRYTAMRDALAATGRPIVYSLCNWGQDSVWTWGTNVGNSWRTTGDINASWSSMLSIFHSNVGLASYAGPGHWNDPDMLEVGNNGLSTTEARSEFSLWAEMAAPLIAGTNIASASADTLSIYTNSRVIAVDQDSLGRQGTMVSSSNGHDVLAKPLANGDVSVALFNETGSTATISTTTTAIGKDGGDGVSFSTLTDLWSGVTSTNNTGFISASVPAHGTVMYRVSDGATTGGTTSGGTTTGGTTTGGTTGGTTEGACTATYTTTNSWSGGFQGEVKVTAGNAPVSGWTVGWTLGSGQSITQVWNGTLTTSGSTARVTNVSYNGSLQPSASTTFGFLANGTPNTPSLTCTSP; encoded by the coding sequence ATGACCCATGAGACAGTCCCCACAAGAGCGCGTGCCCTCCAGCGCCTGGCCGCGACTCCACGGGCGATAGCCCTGGCTTGCACCGGGCTTCTCCTGTCCCTCTTCGTCCCGCTGGTCGTCGCAGGCGGTACCCAGCCGGCGGCAGCGCTCGGCAATGGGCTGGCGCTCACGCCGCAGATGGGCTTCAACGACTGGAACGCCTACGGCTGCAATGTCTCCGAGTCGCTCATCAAGTCCACCGCCCAGGCCATGCACACCAACGGCATGCAGGCGGCCGGGTACACCTACGTCAACATCGACGACTGCTGGCTGACCCACTCCCGGGACTCCTCCGGCCGGCTGGTCCCCGACCCCGCCAAGTTCCCCGACGGCATCAAGGGCACCGCCGACTACGTCCATTCGCTCGGCCTGAAACTGGGCATCTACGAGGACGCCGGCACCGCCACCTGCGCCGGCTACCCCGGCAGCCTCGGCCACGAGACCGTCGACGCCCAGTCGTTCGCCTCCTGGGGCGTGGACTACCTCAAGTACGACAACTGCAACAACAACGGCGTCAACGCCCAGTCCCGGTACACCGCCATGCGCGACGCCCTGGCCGCGACCGGCCGGCCGATCGTGTACAGCCTGTGCAACTGGGGCCAGGACAGCGTATGGACCTGGGGGACGAACGTCGGCAACAGCTGGCGCACCACCGGTGACATCAACGCCAGCTGGTCCAGCATGCTGTCGATCTTCCACAGCAACGTCGGCCTGGCCTCCTATGCAGGACCCGGCCACTGGAACGACCCCGACATGCTCGAAGTCGGCAACAACGGACTCTCCACCACCGAAGCCCGCAGCGAGTTCAGCCTCTGGGCCGAGATGGCCGCACCGCTGATCGCCGGCACCAACATCGCCTCTGCCAGTGCCGACACCCTGTCGATCTACACCAACTCCCGGGTGATCGCGGTCGACCAGGACTCGCTGGGCCGGCAGGGCACCATGGTCTCCTCGTCGAACGGTCATGACGTGCTGGCCAAGCCGCTGGCCAACGGCGACGTCTCCGTGGCCCTGTTCAACGAGACGGGCTCCACCGCCACCATCTCCACCACCACCACCGCGATCGGCAAGGACGGCGGCGACGGAGTCTCCTTCTCCACCCTGACCGACCTGTGGTCGGGAGTCACCTCCACCAACAACACCGGCTTCATCAGCGCCTCCGTGCCGGCCCACGGCACAGTTATGTACCGCGTCAGCGACGGTGCAACCACCGGCGGCACGACGTCTGGCGGCACGACGACCGGGGGGACCACCACCGGTGGCACGACCGGTGGCACCACGGAAGGCGCCTGCACCGCCACGTACACCACCACCAACAGTTGGTCGGGCGGCTTCCAGGGAGAAGTCAAGGTGACGGCCGGCAACGCGCCCGTCAGCGGCTGGACCGTCGGATGGACCCTCGGCAGCGGGCAGAGCATCACCCAGGTGTGGAACGGCACCCTCACCACGAGCGGCTCGACGGCCAGGGTCACCAACGTCTCCTACAACGGATCACTACAGCCGTCCGCCTCCACCACCTTCGGCTTCCTCGCCAACGGCACCCCGAACACGCCCTCGCTCACCTGCACCAGCCCATGA
- a CDS encoding MarR family winged helix-turn-helix transcriptional regulator — protein sequence MRAPVSQPRIISPDQVNGWFALLFTHATVTGRIDAVLMDQHKISFSTVEILCWLLEAEPQSVRGLSGQLVSVSPTRASRLVQELIDAGHLQRGADQGDGRVSLISFTKSGRHFAETVRRTFEASVKKYFVDPLNDDDIAAISRIWAKLENAEGPS from the coding sequence GTGAGGGCACCCGTGTCGCAACCGCGAATCATCTCCCCGGACCAGGTCAACGGCTGGTTCGCGCTGCTGTTCACCCACGCCACGGTCACCGGGCGGATCGACGCCGTGCTGATGGACCAGCACAAGATCTCGTTCAGCACCGTCGAGATCCTGTGCTGGCTCCTGGAGGCCGAGCCTCAGTCGGTTCGAGGTCTGTCTGGCCAACTCGTCAGCGTCAGCCCGACCAGAGCATCACGGTTGGTCCAGGAACTGATCGATGCGGGGCACCTACAACGTGGAGCCGACCAAGGCGACGGTCGGGTGTCGCTCATCAGCTTCACCAAGAGCGGACGGCACTTCGCCGAGACAGTCAGACGGACCTTCGAAGCTTCGGTCAAGAAATATTTCGTCGATCCGCTCAACGACGATGACATCGCTGCCATCTCCCGGATATGGGCCAAGCTGGAAAACGCAGAAGGTCCTAGCTGA
- a CDS encoding SDR family oxidoreductase, translating to MKVNMPKLDGKVAVITGATSGMALATAKLFVAEGAYVFITGRDRQRLDEAVAAIGHNVTGVQADSGNLSDLARLAETVREHHGRVDVLFASAGLGSVSDPLGSITPETFDAIVGVNFRGTVFTVQYLLPLMSDGASIILNGTTSATKGVPGAGVYSASKAAVRSLARTWAAELKVRGIRVNVVSPGSIDTALFSTVSPEFRKQITAAIPLGRLGTSEEIGAAALFLASSDAGFITGANLVVDGGFSQI from the coding sequence ATGAAGGTCAACATGCCCAAACTTGATGGCAAGGTCGCCGTGATCACTGGAGCAACCTCTGGGATGGCGTTGGCAACGGCCAAGTTGTTCGTCGCCGAAGGCGCCTACGTGTTCATCACCGGACGAGACAGGCAAAGACTGGACGAGGCGGTCGCGGCCATCGGCCACAATGTGACGGGCGTACAGGCGGACTCGGGAAATCTGAGCGACCTGGCTCGCTTGGCCGAGACCGTGCGGGAGCACCACGGACGAGTCGACGTCCTCTTTGCGAGCGCGGGCCTCGGGTCGGTGTCCGACCCGTTGGGAAGCATCACCCCGGAGACGTTCGATGCGATTGTGGGCGTGAACTTCCGCGGCACCGTGTTCACCGTTCAGTACTTGCTGCCGTTGATGAGCGACGGTGCGTCGATCATCCTGAACGGCACGACCAGCGCGACCAAGGGCGTCCCCGGTGCCGGTGTCTACTCGGCGAGCAAGGCCGCCGTCCGTTCACTCGCGCGCACCTGGGCCGCGGAGCTGAAGGTCCGCGGTATCCGGGTGAATGTCGTCAGTCCCGGTTCGATCGACACCGCGCTCTTCAGCACCGTATCCCCCGAGTTTCGGAAACAGATCACCGCCGCCATCCCGCTGGGACGGCTGGGAACCAGCGAGGAGATCGGGGCTGCCGCGCTGTTCCTGGCCTCCTCGGACGCCGGCTTCATCACCGGCGCGAACCTCGTCGTCGACGGCGGGTTCAGCCAGATCTGA
- a CDS encoding LLM class flavin-dependent oxidoreductase: MPDYGHPLRFATFIGPTNSPPNRPVELAQLSERLGFDFVTFQDHPYQSSFLDTWTLLSWVAARTERIGVSGNVLNLPLRQPPAVLARAAASLDLLSGGRTSLGLGAGFYWDAVQAIGGRRLTPLQGVAALDEAIDIIRGVWDADGPGGVDVDGEFYSVHGAERGPAPAHEIPIWLGAHKPKMQGLVGRKADGWLPSLPMMAPGGVSKGNAIIDDAARTAGRDPREITRLLNIFPGQQTPEALTRLAVEDGVSIFILASDDQDVIERFAAETIPAVREHVARERN; the protein is encoded by the coding sequence GTGCCTGACTACGGTCATCCCCTGCGTTTCGCAACATTCATCGGTCCCACCAACTCCCCGCCGAACCGTCCGGTCGAGCTGGCGCAGCTAAGTGAGCGGCTCGGCTTCGACTTCGTCACCTTCCAGGACCATCCCTACCAGTCGAGCTTTCTCGATACCTGGACTCTGCTGAGCTGGGTGGCCGCGCGGACCGAGCGCATCGGAGTGTCCGGCAACGTGCTGAACCTGCCGCTGCGTCAGCCCCCCGCCGTACTCGCCCGCGCGGCGGCCAGCCTCGACCTTCTCTCCGGTGGACGGACCAGCCTCGGACTCGGAGCCGGCTTCTACTGGGATGCCGTGCAGGCGATCGGCGGACGGCGGCTGACCCCGCTACAGGGTGTTGCGGCACTTGACGAGGCAATCGACATCATCCGCGGGGTCTGGGATGCCGACGGGCCCGGCGGCGTGGATGTTGACGGCGAGTTCTACTCGGTCCACGGCGCCGAGCGTGGACCCGCGCCCGCCCACGAGATCCCGATCTGGCTCGGCGCCCACAAGCCGAAGATGCAGGGCTTGGTGGGACGCAAGGCCGATGGTTGGCTGCCGTCGCTGCCGATGATGGCGCCGGGCGGCGTGTCCAAGGGAAACGCGATCATCGACGATGCCGCCCGGACCGCCGGCCGCGATCCCCGCGAGATCACCCGTCTACTCAACATCTTCCCGGGCCAGCAGACTCCGGAGGCACTGACCCGGCTGGCCGTCGAGGATGGCGTCAGCATCTTCATTCTGGCCAGCGACGACCAGGACGTCATCGAGCGCTTCGCCGCTGAAACCATCCCCGCGGTACGCGAGCACGTCGCCCGCGAGCGCAACTAG
- a CDS encoding NAD(P)-binding domain-containing protein, with protein MTTISIVGSGNMATAIGTRAAKHGHAIELMSRNTAKAQALADQIGHGATVGALGATPAGDIVIVAVPYTGAVDVVTGYGDALAGKILVDISNPFNADASGLATTPDSSAAQEIAAAAPKGTPVVKALNSVFGHVLAHDTPLDVFVAGDDVAAKAQVAAFLESIGLRPLDTGGLKMASVLEWTGILLMGLARNGAGFDIALGAEVR; from the coding sequence ATGACCACCATCAGCATCGTCGGTTCGGGCAACATGGCCACCGCCATCGGCACCCGGGCAGCCAAGCACGGCCACGCGATCGAGCTCATGAGCCGCAACACCGCCAAAGCTCAGGCGCTGGCCGACCAGATCGGCCACGGAGCCACCGTCGGCGCGCTCGGCGCAACGCCGGCAGGTGACATCGTCATCGTGGCCGTCCCGTACACCGGCGCAGTCGACGTGGTCACTGGCTACGGCGACGCGCTTGCCGGCAAGATCCTCGTCGACATCTCCAATCCCTTCAACGCCGACGCCAGCGGACTCGCGACCACCCCGGACAGCTCGGCGGCCCAGGAGATCGCTGCTGCCGCCCCCAAGGGCACACCCGTCGTCAAGGCGCTGAACTCGGTCTTCGGCCACGTCCTCGCTCACGACACGCCCCTGGACGTCTTTGTTGCCGGCGACGACGTCGCAGCGAAGGCCCAAGTCGCGGCGTTTCTGGAGAGCATCGGCTTGCGGCCCCTCGACACGGGAGGGCTCAAGATGGCTTCGGTCCTCGAATGGACCGGCATCCTGCTGATGGGGCTGGCCCGCAACGGCGCCGGCTTCGACATCGCCCTCGGCGCCGAAGTCCGCTGA
- a CDS encoding helix-turn-helix transcriptional regulator, with the protein MTTGEAVTDATSSWDPYEQGCPSRDLLDRIGDKWSILVLGELGEHGTSRFTELRKRLSGVSEKMLTQTLRALERDGLVLRTVHPEVPVRVEYKLTPLGHTLRGPLRGLTEWSLQHMAEVLAAREAYSTRAQQTG; encoded by the coding sequence GTGACGACTGGTGAGGCTGTGACCGACGCGACATCGTCGTGGGACCCGTACGAGCAAGGCTGCCCGTCACGGGACCTGCTCGACCGGATCGGCGACAAATGGTCGATCCTCGTCCTCGGTGAACTCGGCGAACACGGGACATCCCGGTTCACCGAGCTGCGCAAGCGCCTGTCGGGGGTCAGCGAGAAGATGCTCACCCAGACGCTTCGCGCCCTCGAACGCGACGGCCTGGTCCTGAGAACGGTCCACCCGGAAGTGCCAGTGCGCGTCGAGTACAAGCTGACCCCGCTCGGACACACGCTGCGCGGTCCCCTCAGGGGGCTCACGGAATGGTCCCTGCAGCACATGGCCGAGGTCCTCGCAGCCCGCGAGGCATACAGCACCCGCGCCCAGCAGACCGGCTGA
- a CDS encoding NmrA family NAD(P)-binding protein — MTRRADFADPDSLSAAFAGAGKLLLISASVPVDERLAHHRRAIDAALTAGVSLIAYTSMTRADTARTILAGTHRATEEYLRECDAPAVVLRNSWYLENYTDQLPLALRHGTFLGAAGEGTVSAATRADYAEAAATVLTAEGHTGAVYELGGDQAFTLAELAATASAATGTPIAYTDLPADAFAQTLTGAGVPAELARILADSDLGLGRGELFTDTGPLRRLIGRPTTALADVITAALR, encoded by the coding sequence GTGACGCGCCGGGCGGACTTCGCCGACCCCGACAGCCTTTCGGCGGCCTTCGCGGGGGCCGGGAAGCTACTGTTGATCTCGGCCTCGGTCCCCGTGGACGAGCGCCTGGCCCATCACCGCCGCGCCATCGACGCAGCACTGACGGCCGGGGTCTCCCTGATCGCGTACACGAGCATGACGCGGGCCGACACAGCCCGCACGATCCTCGCCGGCACCCACCGCGCCACTGAGGAGTACCTGCGCGAGTGCGACGCTCCAGCCGTGGTGCTGCGCAACAGCTGGTACCTGGAGAACTACACCGACCAGCTGCCCCTGGCTCTCCGGCACGGCACCTTCCTCGGAGCGGCCGGCGAGGGCACGGTCAGCGCCGCGACCCGCGCCGACTACGCCGAGGCCGCCGCGACCGTCCTGACCGCCGAAGGCCATACCGGCGCCGTCTACGAGCTGGGGGGCGACCAGGCGTTCACCCTGGCCGAACTCGCCGCCACCGCCTCGGCCGCGACTGGCACGCCCATCGCCTACACAGATCTTCCCGCGGACGCATTCGCCCAGACGCTGACCGGCGCCGGCGTGCCCGCCGAACTGGCCCGGATCCTCGCCGACTCCGACCTCGGCCTGGGCCGCGGCGAACTGTTCACCGACACCGGCCCCCTGCGCCGCCTGATCGGACGGCCCACCACCGCCCTCGCCGACGTGATCACAGCCGCCCTGCGCTGA
- a CDS encoding MarR family winged helix-turn-helix transcriptional regulator has translation MNDEETPRLFELADLILAVSRHIGASKEGEVESGTPLEGAVMRYIDRNPGTTAGAAAEATRMISSNFARAVRRLEKGGLVRREADQHDARRVLLYPTEKAQENLQRLREVWSHLLEEAVTDSDEIDAVISTLRNIETRLTARPRPGAR, from the coding sequence ATGAACGACGAGGAGACTCCGAGGCTGTTCGAACTCGCCGATCTCATCCTGGCGGTGAGCCGGCACATCGGAGCGTCGAAGGAGGGCGAAGTCGAGTCGGGGACGCCCCTGGAGGGAGCGGTGATGCGCTATATCGACCGCAATCCCGGCACAACGGCCGGCGCGGCCGCCGAAGCCACTCGGATGATCTCCAGCAACTTCGCGCGGGCGGTACGGCGCCTGGAGAAAGGGGGCCTGGTGCGGCGCGAAGCGGATCAACACGATGCGCGGCGGGTGCTCCTGTATCCCACCGAGAAGGCGCAGGAGAACCTGCAACGACTGCGCGAGGTCTGGAGCCACCTCCTCGAGGAAGCGGTGACTGATTCCGACGAGATCGATGCCGTGATCTCGACGCTGCGGAACATCGAGACCAGGCTGACCGCCCGGCCCCGCCCCGGGGCCCGATAG
- a CDS encoding amidohydrolase family protein yields MTLVAIEEHWAAPDLTSALKVLPRPDQSLAFNDMGDHRQRLEDLGEDRIAAMDAQGIDLSILALTPPGTHPLSAGPARDLSRAANDTAAAAVDEHPTRFRALSTLPMSSPEHVVDELVRAKGLGHVGAMVYGRSGDRFLDDPAYDGFFAAAAELGQPVFIHPQIPSDAVRDASYRGLGELPDLALATFGWGWHLDTATAALRLILRGTFDRHPTLQIVLGHWGEMLLFWLDRADSLSRVAGLQRSVADCIRMNFHITTSGMLNPALLRHTLSVTTIDRLIFSTDYPFQHPTQDEITSFLGHFASDEDRQKFSSDNATALFGLKR; encoded by the coding sequence ATGACTCTCGTCGCCATTGAAGAACACTGGGCCGCCCCGGATCTCACGTCCGCGCTCAAGGTCCTGCCGCGGCCGGACCAGAGCCTCGCCTTCAACGACATGGGCGACCACCGTCAGCGCCTGGAGGACCTCGGAGAGGACCGGATCGCCGCGATGGACGCCCAGGGCATCGACCTCTCGATCCTCGCCCTGACCCCGCCCGGCACCCACCCGCTCTCCGCAGGCCCGGCCCGGGACCTGAGCCGCGCCGCGAACGACACGGCCGCTGCGGCCGTCGACGAGCACCCGACGCGGTTCCGGGCGCTCTCGACCCTGCCCATGTCCTCCCCGGAGCACGTCGTCGACGAGCTCGTGCGAGCCAAGGGCCTGGGCCATGTCGGTGCGATGGTCTACGGTCGCTCCGGCGACCGCTTCCTCGACGACCCCGCCTACGACGGATTCTTCGCCGCCGCGGCGGAACTCGGCCAGCCGGTCTTCATCCACCCGCAGATCCCCTCGGACGCCGTGCGCGACGCCTCCTACCGAGGCCTCGGCGAACTGCCCGACCTCGCTCTGGCCACCTTCGGATGGGGATGGCACCTCGACACCGCGACCGCGGCGCTCCGGCTCATCCTGCGCGGCACCTTCGACCGGCACCCCACCCTTCAGATCGTGCTCGGCCACTGGGGCGAAATGCTGCTGTTCTGGCTCGACCGGGCCGACAGCCTCTCCCGCGTCGCCGGTCTGCAACGCTCCGTCGCGGACTGCATCCGAATGAACTTCCACATCACCACCTCCGGCATGCTCAACCCCGCGCTGCTCCGACACACCCTGTCGGTGACCACCATCGACCGGCTGATCTTCTCCACCGACTACCCCTTCCAGCACCCCACCCAGGACGAGATCACCTCCTTCCTCGGACACTTCGCGTCCGACGAGGACCGGCAGAAGTTCTCCTCCGACAATGCGACAGCGCTCTTCGGTCTCAAGCGCTGA
- a CDS encoding winged helix DNA-binding protein: MSRSGADLALLLLASFRTLADRATAELAERGYEDVRPVHDFALHSILSGADSASELARRMSVTRQAAAKTIAALEERNYVARQPDSTDRRRTRLRVTEHGLAMLQQGEAIFDELREQWEKQVGAASLSALEVTLRSLVGDSAIRLDSPGWIARDPDV, from the coding sequence ATGTCCAGATCAGGCGCCGATCTCGCCCTGCTCCTGCTCGCCAGCTTCCGCACTCTGGCGGATCGAGCCACGGCCGAGCTCGCCGAGCGCGGGTACGAGGACGTACGGCCGGTGCACGACTTTGCCCTCCACTCGATATTGTCCGGCGCCGACAGCGCCTCCGAACTCGCTCGCAGAATGTCGGTGACGAGACAAGCGGCCGCAAAGACGATCGCCGCACTGGAGGAACGCAATTACGTAGCGCGCCAACCTGACTCGACCGATCGTCGACGGACGCGACTTCGCGTCACCGAGCACGGACTCGCAATGTTGCAACAGGGCGAAGCGATCTTCGACGAGCTGCGTGAGCAGTGGGAGAAACAGGTGGGTGCGGCGTCACTCTCAGCACTCGAGGTGACACTCCGATCGCTCGTGGGGGACAGTGCGATCCGGCTCGATTCACCGGGCTGGATCGCGCGCGACCCGGACGTGTAG
- a CDS encoding alpha/beta hydrolase, producing the protein MTTTTPSGATLPGVTHHLADVNGTRLHYVSAGTNGSPILLVHGWPETWWAFRKLIPLLAQNHRVFALDLRGFGDSSNADTEYGEAVAAEDLHHLVEHIGAGPVHILCQDISGGTGFRFAATRPEDVISFTGIETALAGFGLEALADVNNHGSWHVGFLGTPGIPGMLLPGHERELLTDWAFPMMNGTKGSIGESDVDEFVRSYARPNAWRGTEGLYRGLFSDEGATKALAESHPIAVPVLTVEGAAHGRITEMTFRQVTAGEVTAVHLEGVGHLIAQEAPEALAATILEFTGRIDNK; encoded by the coding sequence GTGACCACAACCACACCCTCCGGCGCGACCCTTCCCGGCGTCACGCATCACCTCGCCGACGTCAACGGAACGCGACTGCACTATGTCTCCGCCGGCACCAACGGCTCTCCGATCCTCCTGGTGCACGGCTGGCCGGAGACCTGGTGGGCGTTCCGCAAGCTGATTCCGCTGCTTGCGCAGAACCACCGGGTCTTCGCCCTCGACCTCCGCGGGTTCGGCGACTCCAGCAACGCCGACACCGAGTACGGCGAGGCGGTCGCAGCCGAGGACCTGCATCATCTCGTCGAGCACATCGGCGCGGGTCCCGTTCACATCCTTTGCCAGGACATCAGCGGCGGCACAGGCTTCCGCTTCGCGGCAACGCGCCCCGAGGACGTCATCAGCTTCACCGGAATCGAGACGGCCCTGGCCGGTTTCGGACTCGAGGCTCTTGCCGACGTGAACAACCACGGTTCTTGGCACGTCGGATTCCTCGGCACTCCAGGCATACCCGGAATGCTCCTTCCGGGCCACGAGCGCGAACTCCTGACCGACTGGGCCTTCCCGATGATGAACGGGACGAAGGGTTCCATTGGCGAAAGCGACGTCGACGAGTTCGTTCGAAGCTACGCGCGCCCGAACGCCTGGCGAGGTACGGAAGGTCTTTACCGAGGCCTTTTCTCCGACGAAGGCGCAACCAAGGCTCTGGCCGAGTCACACCCGATCGCCGTCCCGGTACTCACCGTTGAGGGTGCCGCCCATGGAAGGATCACCGAGATGACCTTCCGTCAGGTGACCGCCGGCGAGGTCACCGCGGTGCATCTTGAGGGGGTCGGCCACCTCATCGCGCAGGAAGCTCCTGAAGCACTCGCGGCCACGATCCTGGAGTTCACTGGAAGAATCGACAATAAGTAG
- a CDS encoding carbon-nitrogen hydrolase family protein — MTAHHNLKRQVRARAARTGESYTAALRHFLPPASADAPPAVVAAGATGAVRLAVAQTPAHEDPRDIDALRESGRQVRALMRQARGQGARIVQFPEGAICFPNKRIMSATGPEAVGPADWDRYPWPVAQQELAEIADLAAELRLWCVIAAPHRLTGANRPHNSLYVISDHGAVVTRYDERRLSRTKALYMYSPGSTPVTFDLDGARFGLLLGMEIHYAELFAEYEALDVDCVLFSTTGVQPGNVEAQTQGHAASNSYWVSLAVPSQHSTATPSAVAAPNGQWQARCPADGSPAVVSLDLDGHTETAAEAVNHARAWRRQSRIAGPDDHSAADPRSENRATGFN, encoded by the coding sequence ATGACCGCCCATCACAATCTCAAGCGCCAGGTACGCGCTCGCGCCGCCCGGACCGGAGAGTCCTACACCGCCGCCCTGCGCCACTTCCTTCCGCCCGCGTCTGCCGATGCCCCGCCGGCGGTAGTGGCAGCCGGGGCCACCGGGGCGGTACGGCTGGCTGTCGCGCAGACCCCGGCACACGAGGACCCTCGCGACATCGACGCCCTGCGCGAAAGCGGGCGCCAGGTTCGTGCCCTGATGCGTCAAGCCCGCGGCCAGGGAGCGAGGATCGTTCAGTTCCCGGAAGGCGCGATCTGCTTCCCGAACAAGCGCATCATGTCCGCCACCGGCCCAGAGGCAGTCGGCCCCGCAGACTGGGACCGCTACCCGTGGCCGGTCGCGCAGCAGGAACTCGCCGAGATCGCCGACCTGGCCGCGGAGCTGCGACTGTGGTGCGTGATCGCCGCACCGCACCGCCTGACCGGGGCCAACCGACCGCACAACAGCCTGTACGTCATCTCCGACCACGGCGCAGTGGTCACCCGCTACGACGAGCGCCGGCTGTCACGCACCAAGGCGCTGTACATGTACTCGCCCGGCAGCACACCGGTGACCTTCGACCTCGACGGCGCCCGGTTCGGCCTCCTGCTCGGCATGGAGATCCACTACGCGGAGCTGTTCGCCGAGTACGAGGCCCTGGACGTCGACTGCGTCCTGTTCTCCACCACAGGGGTTCAGCCCGGCAATGTCGAAGCCCAGACACAGGGACACGCCGCGAGCAACAGCTACTGGGTGAGCCTGGCCGTACCCAGCCAGCACAGCACGGCGACACCCTCAGCAGTCGCTGCCCCCAACGGCCAATGGCAGGCCAGATGCCCCGCCGATGGTTCACCCGCGGTGGTCTCCCTCGACCTGGACGGCCACACCGAAACCGCAGCGGAAGCGGTCAACCACGCACGGGCCTGGCGCCGCCAGTCGCGCATAGCCGGACCCGACGACCACTCTGCGGCGGACCCGCGCAGCGAGAACCGCGCTACCGGCTTCAACTGA
- a CDS encoding pyridoxamine 5'-phosphate oxidase family protein, producing MRLLATITIGRIVFTHHALPAILPVRYVLDQGSAIAVRTSKTSRMAVEVDRAVVAFEADCFNEEARSGWSVVVTGRAE from the coding sequence ATGAGGCTGCTAGCGACGATCACGATCGGGCGCATCGTCTTCACGCACCACGCCCTGCCTGCGATCCTCCCGGTCAGGTATGTCCTGGATCAGGGCTCCGCCATTGCCGTCCGCACCTCCAAAACCTCCCGAATGGCCGTCGAAGTAGACCGCGCGGTCGTCGCTTTCGAGGCGGACTGCTTCAACGAGGAGGCACGCAGCGGATGGAGTGTGGTCGTCACCGGCCGGGCCGAGTAG
- a CDS encoding slipin family protein → MALLVVLLVIVAVLVIVAVAMAVKVVKQYEQGVLFRFGRLVGTRSPGLRFIVPFVDVLHRVSLRTVTMPIQSQGIITRDNVSVDVSAVAYFRVADARKSVIAIEDVHTAINQIAQTTLRKVVGQNTLDQTLSETDRINLDIREILDVTTTEWGVEVTLVELKDIQLPDSMKRAMARQAEAEREKRAKIINAEGESLAAAALGDASDIMMEHPLALQLRNLQSLVEIGVDKNTTVVFPAPLMSTIGELGSFLARETAAAAGPVPPSVRAKTDTSAALNGADALV, encoded by the coding sequence ATGGCACTTCTGGTTGTCCTTCTGGTAATCGTGGCCGTCCTGGTCATCGTGGCCGTCGCCATGGCGGTCAAGGTGGTCAAGCAATACGAGCAGGGGGTGCTGTTCAGGTTCGGGCGTCTGGTCGGGACACGTTCACCAGGGCTGCGGTTCATCGTCCCGTTCGTCGACGTCCTGCACCGGGTGTCACTGCGGACCGTCACCATGCCCATCCAGTCCCAGGGCATCATCACCCGGGACAACGTGAGCGTCGACGTCTCGGCCGTGGCTTACTTCCGGGTAGCCGACGCCAGGAAATCCGTCATCGCGATCGAGGACGTGCACACGGCGATCAACCAGATCGCGCAGACGACTCTGCGCAAGGTCGTCGGCCAGAACACCCTCGACCAGACGCTCTCGGAAACGGACCGGATCAATCTGGACATCCGCGAGATTCTCGACGTGACGACCACCGAATGGGGCGTGGAGGTCACCCTGGTCGAGCTCAAGGACATCCAGCTGCCGGACAGCATGAAGCGGGCGATGGCCCGCCAGGCGGAAGCGGAGCGGGAGAAGCGAGCGAAGATCATCAACGCCGAAGGCGAATCGCTGGCCGCGGCCGCGCTCGGCGACGCCTCCGACATCATGATGGAGCACCCGCTGGCGCTCCAGCTCCGCAACCTGCAGAGCCTGGTCGAGATAGGCGTCGACAAGAACACGACGGTCGTCTTCCCCGCACCCCTGATGAGCACCATCGGCGAGCTCGGATCCTTCCTCGCCCGTGAAACGGCCGCCGCCGCAGGCCCCGTGCCGCCGAGCGTCCGCGCGAAGACCGACACCTCCGCTGCGCTGAACGGTGCCGACGCGCTGGTGTGA